Within the Clostridium scatologenes genome, the region TAGACCGTGCAGGGACTCCAAAGTCCACTGATTATATTCTCCACGTTGATGTATTGTTTGAAGAGGGAGAAGGAAGAACGGCAGAAGGTATTATGGCCGGACATCGAGCAGCGGACTGGATTATTCAAGAAATTAGAAAGGTGCTTTTCAATCTAGATAATATGCCATACAAAAGAGAAGAGTTCAGCGATATTGCACGGCCAGGAAAGCGTAAAGTTATCCTTGTAAAGATTGTATCCGGCCTAGGAAATATGTATGATACTGCTATATTCCCATATGAGCCAGGTGGATTTCTTGGAGCTCACAATATGAGGGATTCGAAAAATATACCATATGTGATTACACCAAATCAATGCAGAGATGGAGTTATTCATTCGCTATTATAATTGAGAAATTGATTCATCTATTAAAAAAATTATAGTTTACACAGCCATAATGATGTTCAGGTCTACTGGAAAAGATAAATAAAAAGTGGTGTTAAAATTTTTAACATACTAAAATTACAAAGAAAGGCCATGTTGAGGTTAACATGGCTTTTTTTAATTATTGTTATACACCATGTAAAAATTATGTAAGAAAAATAATCATTATGTAAGATGATTTTAAAAAGGATATATGATATCCTATTTTTACAAAATGATTTATAATTTATAATTTCGATATATAGAAGTTTATAAAAAATAATTTATATAATAGTAATTATTAAGGCAAAAACGTTATCAATGCCCATCTCTAAAAGGATAAAATTATAGCTCTTGTGCAAATTTTATCCTTTTTATAAAAATTTATTTTAGATTAATAAAAAATTTTTTTTATTATAATTTGCATATAAATAATGGAAATAATATATAAAATTTGTATAAAAAATATTGTTTTTTTTTATGTTATCAATATTTTTAAAGTATGTTTTTTGTAGAAGTTAAATGTGAATGTCGAAAAAAATCGAATATGTATTAATGGTAAAAAGCTTGGAACAGGTTGAAAAGTATTATATATGTAAACTATTTTTCAGAAATTTTCAAAATGTTTGAGTTAAAATAAATGATAATTAAAAAATTAACAATCTGATGTGTGAAAAATAGAATTTTATAATAACAAAACAAATAATAGGTTTTTATTACATAATATAATTTATATTCAAAAATAAATAATTAAAGTAAGCATATGTAAACTTAAATTTTGGAAATTTTCATGGAAAAATAATAAAAAATATTTTGCATTTTATATATGGGTTGTGATATTATAATGATTAGAAGGACATTTATGAAGTCGTTTAAATATTTTCTTAAAAATCTTTAAAAAGTGTATGCATTTTTCACTTTGAATTCTAATAAGTATTTTTACAAATGCTAAAAATCATGTTTAATCTTATTCAATAATTTACCAAATTAGATTTAAAAAAATAAAAAAAGAACGCTAAATTCGCATAATAATTATTGCAATATTAAGATTTTTACGAAAATACATGTTTATTTTTTAACGTTTTTGAGGTATATAAGCATAATTTCTTTATTAATTAAATGAAAAAGATTATAATTGTAATTTTTATATACAATTATTTTCTAAATAAAAAACAATAGGGTTTTAGGTAATTAAGAGGAATTAACTCCAATGTATTTAAAAGGGGTAATTCAGCAAGGAGGGAATTTATTAAAATGGATGAAAAAGTACTTTCAATCGACAAGACTACACTTGAAATGTTGGACAAAGCTAAAAAAGATGGTGTACAAACAGCTTGGGACAGAAAAGATGCTTTAAAAACACCTTGTGGATTTGGTTCAGCAGGTGTGTGCTGTAGAAATTGTAATTTAGGACCTTGTAGAGTAAGTCCTGTTCCAGGAAAAGGTGTAGAAAGAGGTATTTGTGGTGCCACAGCAGATGTTATTGTTTCTAGAAACTTTGCTAGAATGGTTGCAGGTGGAGCAGCAGCTCATGCAGATCATGGTAGAAGTATAGCACTTGAATTGCTTCACACAAGTCCAGATGGAGATATAAAAGTAAAAGATGAAAAGAAACTAATGTCTGTAGCTAAAAGATTTAATGTTGCAACAGAAGGCAAAGATATATACGATATAGCTCATGATATTGCTAAAGCTGGGTTAAACGATTTCGGAAGACAAGAAGGAGATGTTTGTTTACCACCTACAGTTCCAGAAAAAAGAAAAGAAATTTGGAAAAAATTAGACATAATTCCTAGAGGCTTTGATAGAGAAGTTGTTGCAATCATGCACTCAACTCATATAGGTTGTATGGCAGATGCTGAACCTATGATTAAAATGTCTATGAGATGTGCATTAGCAGATGGCTGGATGGGATCATATATGGCTACAGAGTTTAGTGATATAATGTTTGGAACACCTCATTCAATAGATACTGAAGCAAACTTAGGAGTTTTATCTGGAAATTCAGTAAATATTGTTTTACATGGCCATGAACCAGTACTTTCAGAAATGATTGTACAAGCAGCTGAAGAACCAGAAATGATAGCTTTAGCTAGAGAACAGGGAGCAGATGGAATAAATCTTTGTGGTATGTGTTGTACTGCAAATGAAGCTACTATGAGACATGGTATTAAATTGGCAGGAAACTTTATGCAGCAGGAATTAGCAGTAGTAACAGGTGCTGTTGAAGCTTTAGTAGTTGATGTACAATGTATAATGCCAGCGCTAGCAAAATTATCTGAATCATATCATACTAAATTCATAACAACTTCACCAAAAGCTTACATTAAGGGATCAACTCGTATGGAAATGGATGAAGAGCATCCACTTGAAACAGCTAGAGAAATTGTAAAAGCAGCAATAATGAACTTTAAAAATAGAGATAAGAGCAAAGTTATGATACCAGAACTTAAATCAGAAGCAATAGTTGGATATAGTACAGAAGAAATATTAAATAAATTAGATGGAGTTGTAAACTCACAAATAGGTCCAATGCAGACTACAAAACCTTTAGCAGATGTTATAGTTGCAGGTGTTTTAAGAGGAGCAGCAGGTGTAGTTGGATGTAATAATCCAAAAGTTCAACATGATTTTGGACATATAGAAACTATAAAAGGCTTAATCAAAAATGATATCATTGTTGTTGTTACAGGTTGTGCAGCTCAAGCAGCAGCTAAAGAAGGATTACTTAAGAAGGAAGCAAGAGAACTTGCAGGTCCAGGACTTAAAAAGGTCTGTGAATTAGTAGATATACCACCAGTACTTCATATGGGCTCTTGCGTTGATATAAGTCGTATTTTAGAGCTAGTTGGTTCTGTAGCTATTCAATTAGGAGCAGATATAAGTGATTTACCAGTAGTTGGTGTAGCTCCAGAATGGATGTCAGAGAAAGCTGTATCAATTGGAACTTATGTTGTATCTTCAGGTATAGATACTTGGCTTGGAACTGTTCCTCCAGTAACAGGTGGACCAGAGGTCGTAGATATCTTAACTAATAAAATGGAAGATTGGGTAGGAGCTAAATTCTTTATCCAACCAGATCCACATAAGGCAGTAGAGGAAATAGTAAACAGAATTAATGAAAAACGTAAAAAATTAGGAATATAAAGTAGTATAATTAAAGTAATATAAAGTAGTGTAATAATACTTACTCATATAAATAAGCAAGTATTATGCCAATCTTATAAAACTAGCTACAATCCTAAAAAATAATTTTTGGAATCAAAATGATACAAAAAAACTTTCTCGAAATG harbors:
- the cooS gene encoding anaerobic carbon-monoxide dehydrogenase catalytic subunit — protein: MDEKVLSIDKTTLEMLDKAKKDGVQTAWDRKDALKTPCGFGSAGVCCRNCNLGPCRVSPVPGKGVERGICGATADVIVSRNFARMVAGGAAAHADHGRSIALELLHTSPDGDIKVKDEKKLMSVAKRFNVATEGKDIYDIAHDIAKAGLNDFGRQEGDVCLPPTVPEKRKEIWKKLDIIPRGFDREVVAIMHSTHIGCMADAEPMIKMSMRCALADGWMGSYMATEFSDIMFGTPHSIDTEANLGVLSGNSVNIVLHGHEPVLSEMIVQAAEEPEMIALAREQGADGINLCGMCCTANEATMRHGIKLAGNFMQQELAVVTGAVEALVVDVQCIMPALAKLSESYHTKFITTSPKAYIKGSTRMEMDEEHPLETAREIVKAAIMNFKNRDKSKVMIPELKSEAIVGYSTEEILNKLDGVVNSQIGPMQTTKPLADVIVAGVLRGAAGVVGCNNPKVQHDFGHIETIKGLIKNDIIVVVTGCAAQAAAKEGLLKKEARELAGPGLKKVCELVDIPPVLHMGSCVDISRILELVGSVAIQLGADISDLPVVGVAPEWMSEKAVSIGTYVVSSGIDTWLGTVPPVTGGPEVVDILTNKMEDWVGAKFFIQPDPHKAVEEIVNRINEKRKKLGI